The Chlamydia sp. 04-14 DNA window AATGCATGAGTTGGTTTTAGCTTATAACGCATGCCTCCAAAACCTATTTTATAAGCTTCTCCTTTAGAATATTCGTAACAACCGTTATCTACTCCCGGGAAAGGTAGAGCAAAAAGTTTTGCCGTATCTTCTGATCCTCTTGTAAATGGTTGATACTTGTAAGCAACACCATCAGAAATAACAAACCGTGATGTATTAAGATTATTCCTAATAAGATGAATATGCTCTTGCCTTAAGGGAAGAAGCGTTTTCATAGGTTGTATGGTAGGAATTATTTGATTGTTATAGTGCTGAAGATGAGGCGTAGGGTAAGAAACGTTCGGAGTATGACAAATTTCCAAATAAGTTTGAGCTATTGGATTTGGAATAGTATGACATAGACTGGCCTGTTTATGAGTAAGAATACGTACCATAGCATAGTTGCCCATGCCAAACAGGTCGGAATAACTAACCGGAGATGTATGAGGAGTTTTTAATGCATTGGGAATATCATTATTCCAAGAACTATTGTGAAAAAATTTGCCGTAAGGGCCTTCTTGAGGTAATGAAATCTTACCGCAAGGTTGATTCATCTGTTTAAATAATGCTGTAGTTTTTTCATTATTTATAATTTCTACAGAGCCGTCGAAAGATATGTAAGGGACGTGGTAGAGATTCTCAAGACCAAAATCATTGGGGAAATGAATAATTTTTCCGTCTTTATCAAGACCGTAAATTTTTCCTCCGTAAAAATAAAGAGTATCCCCGGGCTTCCCCATGCAACGTTTAATATAACGTTTTTTCCCAGGAATGAATCCGAAGTACTTCGTATCGGAATTTGGAATAGGAAGATCACCAACAGTGAAGACTACAAGGCCACCGCGAGTAATGGCTTCGGAACAAAATCCCCAAGGTTTTTTCTTAAAGGGGAAGTGTAGTCCGAAAGTTGTTTTAGAAACAATCATCCGATCTTGTTCTAAAATCGTTGGACGCATAGACCCAGTAGGGACTTCGTAAAGTTCAAACCAAAATTGACGAATAAGAAAAGCAACTAAAGCGGCAAAGAGAATAGCTTTAGTAAGCTCCCAAGATTTCTTTGCAAAAGAAGCAGGGTAGCGTTTATTGAATTTCTGAGCCTGCTCTGCGAGTTGACTGGCTGTTTCTTGATCTTGTTGAAAGATGGCTTCTTCGAGCTGCTCTAGTAATGTTTGTAATTCTTTTTGAGAGTCGGGATGTTGAGCAAGTTTTTTACTTTTAAGTAACTTATAAGTCGAATGAAGTATTTGACGACTTTTATTTAAGGAATACCGATGTCTCATGAAGATGCCTAGTGAAACCCTTAATTTCTTTCTGAGTTTGAATGTCCTCATATTAAATGAGGATTCGAAAAGGGTATTTCCCTAATCGAAATTGTGGCTATGTTTAGCGCACCTAAAATAGACAGAAGTTTTGCTACATATTTATCTAATTGTAACATTAAAATTAAAATATGAGCATCTAACAAAAGCCTTGAGCGCTATTTTACTGTATTAGATTTTTCAATCAAAAATATTTTCTAGATAAGTTTAAAAATTTCGTATTTTTTAAGACTTAATCTATAAAATGTCTAGAAACTGTTTTGAAAGAGGTTTGCTTGTCCTATTTATTCTTTAATCTCGGGAAGAGTATAAGAATAAGGAGACGAGGCTTCGTGACCTACATCAATAGCTCTTAAAACAACTGTGCCTTTTGGAGTTTCTATACTAGTCCATAAAGGGAAAACAGAGATTTCGCAAGCTGTGAAATACATGAGTACGTTTTTCCCCGATAAAACGGATGAATCTTTAGGCCAATTCGCGCACCAAGCTTGAGCAGGTGTTTTAAGAGAATAACTTCCCTCTACAGTAATTCTAGGCGACCATGGATCGCGGTTTTTACCCTGTCTTTTTATTAAATGATCTGGCGCTTCATTTAAAGAAAGCTGTAGGAGTGTGGAGAAGACAGGAAGATCTTCTGATTGCAAGCGACGTAGTTGCTGAGTTTTTGGATTCAAACAAAAGATATGCATATCTTTTGTTGATAGAGATATTAAAAAAACTCGTCTAGGAGAATGTAAATCGTTAATTAAGTTTTTCCACGGTGTGTTTTGTATCAAGACTCGATCTTGTTGAGATAGATGTGGAAATTCAGTCATTTCTATCCACGCTGTGTCGGAAGATACAGATTTTACGAATAAAAAAAACTTTTGAACGCCTTTGCTGAAAACAGCGTAGTCACCAGCTCGTGCACGGAAAATATTTTGTTTTACAGAGATAGGAGATTCAGCAAATCCAGAGCATGGATAGAAGAAAATTACTAAAATAAAAAGTCTTTGAAACAGAGGTGATAAGCGTATTTTTTCTTGCTTTTTCATAAGGTATTTCTGTACACTTTTCCTTTAGTATTTCATGATGTTGTTTCCCACATACCATAAGATGGTGATTTTGGAGTTGTCAATATGAAAAAGAACACTCATCCCGAATATAATAAAGTTTTATTTGTAGATTCTTCTACAGGATATAAATTTGTTTGCGGATCTACATATCAGAGCGATAAGACGGAAGTTTATGAAGGACAAGAGTATCCTGTATGCTACGTCAGCGTGTCCTCTTCTTCACATCCTTTCTTCACAGGAAGTAAGAGATTAGTGGATGCCGAAGGCCGGGTAGATAAGTTCTTAAAGCGTTACAGCAATGCAAAGCCTGCGCAACCTGCTCAAACCTCGGTAGAAGAAGAGCCTATTGCTAAGGCTAAGAAAAAAGCTCCCGCAAAGAAAAAGAAATAGTCTTATTCATTAAGTTTTAGTCTTTTTTGTATAAACACGTTGTCATTCTCCTTATTCTAGGATGTGTTGAGGCGTGTTTTTTATTTAATGTTTCATTCAGAAATATTCATATCCTTTTATTATATATTTTTGTCTGCAATGGTTGTTAGAATGTTTTTGTCGTTTGCAGTGACTCATATTGGCAGGATATGATAAAACATTGACTCATGACGTTGACCACAAGGTGATTGAAAATCATCTTATGGTAATAACGTTTTCTATACCCTACAGAGCGTTAACCTGTTCTCTAATTTTCAAGAGTTGTGATATTGAAGGGGGGAATTTGTATGACTCCAATGGGTAAAGAATTTAAAAAGTTAACTTAAAAAAACTCCTCGGTATTCAACTCGAGAAGTATGTCAGGAACTCTTGATTGAGAAGTAATTCATGGAAAAAAAGATTCTAGAGTATTTGAAGCGCCTAGAGGAAGTGGAAGTTAAAATCTCTAATCCGGAAATTTTTGAAAATCCCAAAGAGTATAGTAGCTTGAGTAAGGAACATGCACGTCTTTCTGAATTAAAGAACGTATATGATAAAGTTTTAGGACAGGAAAAAGTTCTCAACGATGATAAAGAAGCATTAGCTCAAGAGAAAGATCCTGAAATGATCGCTATGCTAGAAGAGGGTATTCAATCAGGAAAAGCTGAAATTGATAAGCTTTATAAAGTTTTGGAGAATCTATTAGTTCCACCGGATCCGGATGACGATTTAAATGTTATCATGGAATTGCGTGCAGGTACTGGTGGAGATGAAGCAGCTCTTTTTGTGGGAGATTGTGTCCGCATGTATCATTTGTATGCATCTTCAAAAGATTGGAAATATGAAGTTCTTTCCTCTTCTGAGTCCGATATTGGCGGATATAAAGAATATGTAATGGGTATATCTGGAACCGGCGTAAAACGTTTGCTACAGTATGAAGCCGGAACGCATCGCGTGCAAAGAGTTCCTGAGACTGAAACTCAAGGTCGTGTGCATACTTCTGCGATCACTGTTGCTGTATTGCCAGAACCAGCAGAAGATGATGAAGAAGTCTTTATTGATGAGAAAGATTTAAAAATAGATACCTTTAGGGCTTCTGGGGCCGGAGGTCAGCATGTAAACGTTACCGACTCTGCAGTTCGAATTACTCATATGCCCACAGGCGTTGTGGTTACTTGTCAAGATGAGCGTAGTCAGCATAAGAATAAAGCCAAGGCTATGCGTATTTTAAAGGCAAGAATACGCGATGCAGAAATGCAGAGACGTCATAAAGAAGCTTCCGCTATGCGCTCAGCTCAAGTAGGTAGCGGAGATCGTTCAGAAAGAATCCGCACGTATAATTTTTCACAAAATCGCGTAACTGACCATAGGATAGGTCTTACTCTTTATAATTTAGATAAAGTTATGGAAGGAGATTTGGATGCTATTACTTCAGCTTTAGTCAGTCATGCTTATCATCAGCTCTTGCAACATGGAAACGAAGAGAATTCTTAGAGAAGCTGCTGCGTATTTAAAGTATTGTGGTGTGGCTTTCCCTGATAGAGAGGCTGCGGATATTTTAATGGATCTTCTTGAAATCAGTTCCAGAGCACAGCTAGTCTCTGTTTTATTAAACGACGATCTCATTCCAATTTATTGGGAACGCGTTCAAAAAAGAGCTAGACGTTATCCAACAGCATATATTCATGGCAGTGTACATTTTTTAGGTCTGCATTTGGAAGTAGACTCTCGTGTCCTGATCCCTAGAATGGAAACAGAATTATTAGCCGAACAGATTATAAAATATTTAATCAAGCATCCTCATATTCAAACATTTTATGATGTTTGTTGTGGGAGTGGTTGTTTGGGATTATCTATAAAAAAATATTGCCCCGATATTAAAGTTATTCTTTCAGATATTTGCCCAAAAGCAGTGGCTGTGGCTAAGGCGAATGCATTTAAAAATAATTTAAATGTTGAAATTTTGAGCGGAGACTTATTTTCTCCGTATTCTTTTCCTGGAGATGCTTTTGTTTGCAATCCCCCCTATCTTTCTTTCGATGAGATTCTAAATGCGGATCCTGAAGTTCGATGTCACGAGCCGTGGAGAGCTTTAGCTGGAGGTAATTCCGGACTAGAATTCTATGAACGAATTGCTAGTGACCTGAATAGCATTTTGTCCCCTAGAGGTGTTGGTTGGCTGGAAATTGGCTATAAGCAGGGGAATGCAATAAAAAGAATTTTTTCAAATTATGGTGTCTCGGGGAGCATACACCAAGATCTCTCGGGATACGATAGGTTTTTTTTTCTTGAAAATCATGCAAGCGATACTGTATCCTCATGAGATTATTCTTGATTTTTGCTGAGTAGATGATCAGTTCTTTATCGCAAAAACTATCCTCAATTTTTTCTTCGTTGATTTCCTCTCGTAGAATTACTGAAGAAAATATCTCGGAAGCGATCCGGGAAGTCCGCTTAGCCCTACTAGACGCCGATGTGAATTACCATGTCGTTAAAAGTTTTATTGCTAAGGTAAAGGAAAAAATTCTTGGAGAGGAAGTATGGAAGCATGTTTCCCCCGGACAGCAGTTTATACGATATTTACATGAAGAATTGACAGAATTACTTGGTGGTAAGGCTGATTTAATTACTTCAGGGAATCCTGGGGTGATTTTACTTTGTGGCCTACAGGGAACAGGGAAAACTACGACATGTGCTAAGCTTGCTGCCTATGTTCTAGAGGAACGCAAGGCAAAGAAGGTATTAGTTGTTCCCTGTGATTTAAAACGCTTTGCAGCAATAGATCAATTAAGAAACTTGATTTCAAAAACCCAGGCTGAACTGTATAATAGCGAAGGTCAGGATCCTGTGAGAGTAGTTTCCCAGGCTTTAGACTATGCGAAACAGCACGGTCATGATCTTATTTTGATTGATACAGCGGGCCGATTGCATATGGATGAAGTGTTGATGGAAGAATTGGTTTCCATACAAAAAATCTCCAAATCATGTGAACGGCTATTTGTTATGAATTTGGCTATGGGACAGGATGCTGTTGCGACAGCGAAAGCGTTTGATGATTATTTAGATCTCACGGGAGTAATTATCTCCATGACAGATGGAGATGCTCGAGCCGGAGCTGTATTGTCGATGAAAAGTTTATTGGGGAAACCAATAAAATTCGAAGGCTGTGGTGAGAAAATAGAAGATCTTCGACCCTTTAATGCTGAATCTATGGCAGATCGTATTTTGGGCATGGGAGATACCGTGCATTTTGTCCAAAAAATGCGCGAATGTATTTCTGAAGAAGAAGACGAAGAACTTGGAAAAAAATTAATAGAATCGACCTTCACCTATGAAGATTATTACAAACAGATGAAGGCATTTCGACGTATGGGTCCACTTAGAAAGCTTATGGGAATGATGCCGAGTTTCGGTAGTGCTAAACCTAGCGAGAAAGATATAGCGGATTCCGAAGAGCATATGAAAAAAACAGAAGCGATTATTCTTTCTATGACTCCCCAAGAAAGAAAAGAGGGAGTTGATCTAGACATGAGTCGCATGAAAAGAATAGCCGCCGGTTGCGGATTGACTTTAGGTGATGTAAACCAGTTTCGCAAGCGTATGGCGCAATCTAAAAAGTTTTTTAAAAATATGAGTAAAGAGAGAATAGAACAAATGAAAAAGAAAATGTCTGGAGGAAACCTGTGGCGTTAAAAATTCGTTTACGACAACAAGGACGAAGAAATCACGTAGTCTATAGATTAGTACTTGCTGATGTTGAGTCTCCTCGTGATGGTAGATACATAGAATTATTAGGTTGGTACGATCCTCACAGCGCAGTTAATTATCAATTGAAGAGTGATAGAATTTTCTATTG harbors:
- the ffh gene encoding signal recognition particle protein is translated as MISSLSQKLSSIFSSLISSRRITEENISEAIREVRLALLDADVNYHVVKSFIAKVKEKILGEEVWKHVSPGQQFIRYLHEELTELLGGKADLITSGNPGVILLCGLQGTGKTTTCAKLAAYVLEERKAKKVLVVPCDLKRFAAIDQLRNLISKTQAELYNSEGQDPVRVVSQALDYAKQHGHDLILIDTAGRLHMDEVLMEELVSIQKISKSCERLFVMNLAMGQDAVATAKAFDDYLDLTGVIISMTDGDARAGAVLSMKSLLGKPIKFEGCGEKIEDLRPFNAESMADRILGMGDTVHFVQKMRECISEEEDEELGKKLIESTFTYEDYYKQMKAFRRMGPLRKLMGMMPSFGSAKPSEKDIADSEEHMKKTEAIILSMTPQERKEGVDLDMSRMKRIAAGCGLTLGDVNQFRKRMAQSKKFFKNMSKERIEQMKKKMSGGNLWR
- a CDS encoding type B 50S ribosomal protein L31; this encodes MKKNTHPEYNKVLFVDSSTGYKFVCGSTYQSDKTEVYEGQEYPVCYVSVSSSSHPFFTGSKRLVDAEGRVDKFLKRYSNAKPAQPAQTSVEEEPIAKAKKKAPAKKKK
- the lepB gene encoding signal peptidase I, with the protein product MRHRYSLNKSRQILHSTYKLLKSKKLAQHPDSQKELQTLLEQLEEAIFQQDQETASQLAEQAQKFNKRYPASFAKKSWELTKAILFAALVAFLIRQFWFELYEVPTGSMRPTILEQDRMIVSKTTFGLHFPFKKKPWGFCSEAITRGGLVVFTVGDLPIPNSDTKYFGFIPGKKRYIKRCMGKPGDTLYFYGGKIYGLDKDGKIIHFPNDFGLENLYHVPYISFDGSVEIINNEKTTALFKQMNQPCGKISLPQEGPYGKFFHNSSWNNDIPNALKTPHTSPVSYSDLFGMGNYAMVRILTHKQASLCHTIPNPIAQTYLEICHTPNVSYPTPHLQHYNNQIIPTIQPMKTLLPLRQEHIHLIRNNLNTSRFVISDGVAYKYQPFTRGSEDTAKLFALPFPGVDNGCYEYSKGEAYKIGFGGMRYKLKPTHALMQLNDNQVIDLFNCGINFSSFFIPKNPKYNPLPSRYAFYNQGNLYVMDSPIFIKNDPALQKFVESEKAKQEASSEDRPYIGFIDRGPPPQDLEQFSKFIHNFGIQIPEGHVLVLGDNYPMSADSREFGFVPMENLLGSPLWIFWPLGHFGHLKNVPAPTTLPGYLVNSLALGFFVYIFGHMYYQRHRRLFPKNDKKK
- the prfA gene encoding peptide chain release factor 1, with the protein product MEKKILEYLKRLEEVEVKISNPEIFENPKEYSSLSKEHARLSELKNVYDKVLGQEKVLNDDKEALAQEKDPEMIAMLEEGIQSGKAEIDKLYKVLENLLVPPDPDDDLNVIMELRAGTGGDEAALFVGDCVRMYHLYASSKDWKYEVLSSSESDIGGYKEYVMGISGTGVKRLLQYEAGTHRVQRVPETETQGRVHTSAITVAVLPEPAEDDEEVFIDEKDLKIDTFRASGAGGQHVNVTDSAVRITHMPTGVVVTCQDERSQHKNKAKAMRILKARIRDAEMQRRHKEASAMRSAQVGSGDRSERIRTYNFSQNRVTDHRIGLTLYNLDKVMEGDLDAITSALVSHAYHQLLQHGNEENS
- the prmC gene encoding peptide chain release factor N(5)-glutamine methyltransferase produces the protein METKRILREAAAYLKYCGVAFPDREAADILMDLLEISSRAQLVSVLLNDDLIPIYWERVQKRARRYPTAYIHGSVHFLGLHLEVDSRVLIPRMETELLAEQIIKYLIKHPHIQTFYDVCCGSGCLGLSIKKYCPDIKVILSDICPKAVAVAKANAFKNNLNVEILSGDLFSPYSFPGDAFVCNPPYLSFDEILNADPEVRCHEPWRALAGGNSGLEFYERIASDLNSILSPRGVGWLEIGYKQGNAIKRIFSNYGVSGSIHQDLSGYDRFFFLENHASDTVSS